One stretch of Leadbetterella byssophila DSM 17132 DNA includes these proteins:
- a CDS encoding 3-keto-disaccharide hydrolase, with protein MKMNRILTVLGLSTIFSVAANAQYSDVPPKESPMKMKPEMTEIWEPEVKVITPGKLPWDAPSDAIVLFDGKNLDNWVSQKDPKKPAPWKIINNEYMEVVPGSGGIQTKMKFGDCQLHIEWSAPDVVESVGQGRGNSGVFLQNRYEIQILDSYNNRTYANGQAGSVYKDHPPLVNAMKSPLEWNTYDIIYRAPRFKPDGRLDSPATVTVLHNGVLVQNNVTINGLTLYIGLHNYPEAHGEDVISLQDHGNKTQFKNIWIRRL; from the coding sequence ATGAAAATGAACCGTATTTTAACCGTTCTAGGTTTAAGCACTATCTTTTCAGTAGCTGCTAACGCTCAATACTCAGATGTTCCACCTAAGGAGTCTCCAATGAAAATGAAACCGGAGATGACAGAGATATGGGAACCGGAAGTTAAAGTGATTACCCCTGGTAAACTACCTTGGGATGCACCTTCTGATGCCATTGTCTTGTTTGACGGCAAGAATCTGGATAACTGGGTCAGCCAAAAAGATCCTAAGAAACCTGCCCCTTGGAAGATCATCAATAATGAGTACATGGAAGTTGTGCCAGGCTCAGGTGGAATTCAAACGAAAATGAAATTCGGTGATTGCCAGTTGCATATAGAATGGAGTGCTCCGGATGTAGTAGAAAGTGTTGGTCAAGGTAGAGGTAACAGTGGCGTATTCTTGCAAAACAGATATGAGATCCAAATTTTGGACAGTTATAATAACCGCACTTATGCTAACGGTCAGGCAGGTTCTGTATACAAGGACCATCCCCCATTAGTGAATGCTATGAAGAGTCCTTTAGAATGGAATACTTATGACATCATTTATCGTGCGCCAAGATTTAAACCTGATGGCAGGCTAGATTCTCCAGCTACCGTAACTGTTTTACACAATGGAGTTTTGGTTCAAAATAACGTAACCATTAACGGTCTAACTCTATATATTGGCTTACATAATTATCCTGAGGCACACGGAGAAGATGTCATCTCCCTACAGGACCATGGAAATAAAACGCAGTTCAAAAACATTTGGATTAGAAGACTATGA
- a CDS encoding NADPH-dependent FMN reductase, which produces MQDSTSAIGILIGTNRKNSISEQIGYYYAERLAARNISYDLVQLQNLPKDFLFTQTYGNQNPEFAKFQELIDRHQKWIIVIPEYNGSYPGVLKSFIDALRHPDSFSRKKVALVGVSSGAYGNAVGLSHFSDVLAYLNADVLGLRLKLANILKHFSQGAFTFEVYSNFVEKQIDTFLDF; this is translated from the coding sequence ATGCAAGATTCTACTTCAGCCATAGGAATTCTTATTGGAACTAATCGTAAGAACTCCATTTCCGAGCAAATCGGATACTATTACGCAGAAAGGCTAGCTGCCAGAAATATTTCATATGACCTTGTCCAACTGCAAAATTTACCCAAAGATTTTCTCTTTACTCAGACGTATGGCAACCAAAATCCTGAGTTTGCTAAGTTTCAGGAACTTATTGATCGGCATCAGAAATGGATCATCGTCATCCCTGAATACAATGGTTCGTATCCCGGAGTATTAAAGTCCTTTATAGACGCCTTACGACATCCAGATAGTTTTAGCAGAAAAAAGGTAGCTTTAGTGGGAGTTTCTTCCGGAGCGTATGGAAATGCCGTTGGACTTAGCCATTTCTCTGATGTTTTGGCTTACCTTAATGCAGATGTTTTGGGTTTACGACTAAAATTAGCTAATATTCTGAAACATTTTTCGCAAGGAGCCTTTACATTTGAAGTGTACTCTAATTTTGTCGAAAAGCAAATTGACACCTTTCTTGATTTCTAA
- the fbaA gene encoding class II fructose-bisphosphate aldolase, giving the protein MSQSLIKPGVVTGEALNQLLRIANENDFALPAVNVVGTNSINAVLETAKAVNSPVIIQFSNGGASFYAGKSLSNDGQKAAVAGSISGALHVHNLAEMYGVPVVLHTDHCAKKLLPWIDGLLDAGEKHFEKTGSPLFSSHMIDLSEEPIEENIEISKRYLERMAKMGMTLEIELGVTGGEEDGVDNSDVDSSKLYTQPEEVAYAYEELLKISPNFTIAAAFGNVHGVYKPGNVSLKPIILKNSQDYIKNKYNTGDLPVNFVFHGGSGSSREEIREAIHYGAVKMNIDTDMQWSTWEGILNYYKSKEGYLQSQLGNPEGADSPNKKYYDPRVWLRKGEESMVARLKTAFEDLNCINRNEGLF; this is encoded by the coding sequence ATGAGTCAATCCTTGATCAAACCAGGAGTGGTTACCGGAGAAGCACTAAACCAACTTTTAAGAATTGCTAATGAAAATGATTTTGCTCTACCGGCGGTTAACGTAGTGGGTACGAACTCCATAAATGCAGTGTTAGAGACAGCAAAGGCTGTAAATTCTCCTGTTATCATTCAATTTTCTAATGGAGGTGCTTCCTTTTATGCAGGGAAAAGCTTGTCGAATGATGGTCAAAAAGCTGCAGTAGCCGGAAGTATCTCTGGAGCGCTTCACGTTCATAACTTAGCTGAGATGTATGGTGTGCCTGTTGTTTTGCATACTGACCACTGTGCTAAGAAGCTTTTACCTTGGATTGATGGTCTATTGGATGCGGGTGAAAAACATTTTGAAAAGACAGGTAGCCCATTATTTAGCTCTCATATGATTGACCTTTCTGAAGAGCCAATCGAAGAGAACATTGAAATCTCTAAAAGATACTTGGAGAGAATGGCTAAGATGGGAATGACACTTGAAATTGAATTAGGTGTAACCGGTGGAGAAGAAGATGGTGTAGATAATTCTGATGTAGATAGTTCTAAACTATATACTCAACCTGAAGAGGTGGCATATGCTTATGAAGAGCTATTGAAAATCAGCCCTAACTTTACTATAGCTGCTGCATTTGGTAATGTACATGGTGTATATAAGCCGGGTAATGTTTCCTTGAAGCCTATAATCTTGAAAAATTCTCAAGATTACATTAAGAACAAGTACAATACCGGAGATCTACCTGTAAACTTTGTATTCCACGGAGGTTCAGGTTCATCTAGAGAAGAGATCCGTGAAGCCATTCACTACGGTGCTGTGAAAATGAATATAGACACAGATATGCAGTGGTCTACTTGGGAAGGTATCTTGAATTATTATAAGAGTAAAGAAGGCTATTTGCAATCTCAATTAGGTAACCCTGAAGGTGCAGATTCTCCGAATAAGAAATACTATGATCCTAGGGTCTGGTTGAGAAAAGGAGAGGAGTCTATGGTAGCTCGTTTAAAAACTGCCTTTGAAGACTTGAATTGCATTAATAGAAACGAAGGTTTATTCTAA
- a CDS encoding SusC/RagA family TonB-linked outer membrane protein yields MKTNLFSKYGLVLLLGFFLIQSSVFGQTKTITGRVTDAADNTALPGVTVTVKGTTVATQTNVDGQYSIAVPSSNSVLVFTFVGMVTHEEAVGNRSQVDVGLKSDQAALDEVVVIGYGTVKKKDLTGAVSVVKVSELIEQPTSNIANQLQGRASGITVLGTGQPGTAPQIRIRGINSFGNNAPLYIVDGMPTQDINNLNPNDLESMQVLKDAAAASIYGSRAANGVIIITTKKGKGKVKVNYDGFMGTQQVAKGNVYNLLDPQGMADLKWLVYKNSGLPLSDAQYGSGATPVLPNYIVPTGASTVNEALYNVNPYYTNSSDVGGFYRIVKANKEGTDWFHEVFKDAPMQSHNVSVSGGGTQGGYLFSLNYYNQQGNLMNTYLERYTLRSNSQYNVNSRIRVGENLAVAFVDNPTSGFLEEGSAIGMSYRQQPIIPVYDINGNFAGSFGSGLGNARNPVAQRVRAKDNKGLTTQIMGNIFAEADILKNLVFRTNFGGSTWSSHSNSFSYPEYENAENNTTNSYYEYSGTGFNWTWSNTLTYDFNLGTDHVFKVMAGTESNYGRSRWMEGRTLSYFSFDPNYTTLSTGSGTQTNGSGRGEDALFSYFGRVDYSLFDKYLLSATIRRDGSSKFVQNFGVFPAFSAAWKVKDEDFMQDVNWLSDLKIRGGWGKVGNQFNVSQANQFTTYGQNRGSAFYDITGSSNGTAMGFIRTRIGNPNAKWEEVVNTNVGFDAGFFNNALVINFDWYKKQTNGLLFAPDLPATVGQGTRPTVNIGSMRNQGIDMTIYGEKNVNRDLQLNATLTFTTYNNEILKVSDGATYFDQEGRRFNGATIVRNQVGQSIGQFFGYQIEGFWNSQAEIDAANAKAGGLYQDGIGVGRFRYKDMNGDGKITPLDRTFLGNPNPDFTYGINLGAKYKAFDFSIFLYGVQGNDIWNQVKWWTDFYPSFQGAKSLTALHDSWTPTRQNATAPIQEVEGSFSTNNVPNSYYIENGSYLRAKTTQLGYRIPSSALSKLKIESARIYIQAANLFTFTKYSGPDPEVGQSRADGSTAFGLDEGTYPNTKQFLIGLNLSF; encoded by the coding sequence ATGAAAACAAATCTATTTTCAAAGTACGGTCTTGTCCTATTGCTCGGATTTTTCCTCATACAGAGCAGTGTCTTTGGACAGACCAAAACCATTACAGGACGGGTTACAGATGCAGCGGACAACACTGCTTTACCGGGAGTGACGGTAACGGTGAAGGGGACCACTGTAGCTACTCAAACAAATGTGGACGGTCAGTATAGCATTGCCGTTCCTAGTTCCAACTCAGTTCTTGTGTTCACCTTCGTAGGTATGGTGACGCATGAGGAGGCAGTAGGCAACAGATCTCAGGTGGATGTGGGTTTGAAAAGTGATCAAGCTGCCCTTGACGAGGTAGTTGTGATAGGTTACGGTACCGTAAAAAAGAAGGACTTAACCGGAGCGGTTTCCGTAGTAAAAGTCTCTGAATTGATTGAGCAACCTACCTCTAATATCGCTAACCAGTTACAAGGTAGAGCTTCAGGTATCACCGTTCTTGGTACCGGTCAACCGGGTACAGCCCCGCAAATACGTATTCGCGGTATTAACTCCTTTGGAAACAACGCTCCTTTATACATCGTTGACGGTATGCCTACTCAGGATATCAACAACTTGAACCCTAATGACTTGGAGTCTATGCAGGTATTGAAAGATGCTGCAGCGGCTTCTATTTACGGTTCTCGTGCAGCAAACGGTGTAATTATCATTACCACTAAAAAAGGAAAGGGTAAGGTAAAAGTGAATTACGATGGATTTATGGGGACCCAGCAGGTAGCTAAAGGTAACGTATATAACCTTTTGGATCCTCAGGGGATGGCTGATTTGAAATGGTTGGTATATAAGAACTCAGGTTTACCTCTTTCTGATGCTCAGTATGGAAGTGGTGCTACACCTGTGCTGCCGAACTATATCGTGCCTACAGGTGCTTCCACGGTAAATGAAGCGCTTTATAACGTAAATCCGTATTACACTAATTCTTCGGATGTAGGAGGTTTTTATCGTATAGTTAAGGCCAACAAAGAAGGTACCGACTGGTTCCACGAGGTTTTCAAGGATGCTCCTATGCAGAGCCATAACGTGAGCGTTAGCGGAGGAGGCACTCAGGGAGGTTATTTGTTCTCTTTAAATTATTATAACCAACAAGGTAACTTGATGAACACCTACCTTGAACGTTATACATTGAGATCTAACTCCCAGTATAATGTGAACAGTAGAATCAGAGTAGGTGAGAACCTAGCGGTTGCTTTCGTAGATAACCCTACTTCAGGATTCCTAGAGGAAGGAAGTGCCATAGGTATGTCATACCGTCAGCAGCCCATCATCCCTGTTTATGACATTAACGGTAACTTTGCTGGTTCATTTGGATCAGGCTTAGGTAATGCTAGAAACCCTGTAGCTCAACGTGTTCGTGCGAAAGATAATAAAGGTCTTACTACACAGATCATGGGTAATATCTTTGCTGAAGCTGATATCTTAAAGAATTTAGTATTTAGAACAAACTTTGGTGGATCTACTTGGAGCTCACACAGCAACTCTTTCAGCTATCCTGAATATGAGAATGCTGAAAACAATACTACTAACTCTTATTACGAATATTCAGGTACTGGCTTCAACTGGACTTGGTCTAATACCTTAACTTATGATTTTAATTTAGGTACTGACCATGTATTCAAAGTGATGGCGGGTACAGAATCTAATTACGGTAGAAGCCGTTGGATGGAAGGTAGAACATTAAGCTATTTCTCATTTGACCCTAACTACACTACACTTAGCACAGGTTCAGGTACACAGACTAACGGTTCAGGTAGAGGAGAAGATGCCTTGTTCTCTTACTTCGGCAGAGTAGACTACTCTCTATTTGATAAGTATCTATTGAGTGCTACTATTCGTCGTGACGGTTCGTCGAAATTCGTACAGAACTTCGGGGTGTTCCCTGCATTCTCTGCAGCGTGGAAAGTAAAAGACGAAGATTTCATGCAAGACGTGAACTGGTTGTCAGATTTAAAAATCCGCGGAGGCTGGGGTAAAGTAGGTAACCAGTTTAACGTAAGCCAAGCTAACCAGTTTACTACTTACGGTCAAAACAGAGGTTCAGCTTTCTATGATATCACAGGTAGCTCTAATGGAACAGCTATGGGCTTCATTAGAACGCGTATAGGTAATCCTAATGCGAAATGGGAAGAAGTGGTGAATACTAACGTAGGTTTTGACGCCGGTTTCTTCAATAATGCCTTGGTGATCAACTTCGACTGGTATAAGAAACAAACTAACGGACTTCTTTTTGCCCCAGATCTACCTGCAACAGTAGGTCAAGGTACTCGCCCTACTGTAAACATTGGTTCCATGAGAAACCAAGGTATAGACATGACCATCTATGGGGAGAAAAACGTGAATCGTGATCTTCAATTGAATGCCACATTGACTTTCACTACCTATAACAATGAGATTTTGAAGGTATCTGATGGAGCTACTTATTTTGACCAGGAAGGTAGACGTTTTAACGGTGCAACTATCGTAAGAAACCAAGTGGGTCAATCCATAGGACAATTCTTCGGATATCAAATTGAAGGTTTCTGGAATTCTCAGGCTGAAATTGATGCTGCAAATGCTAAAGCAGGTGGCTTGTATCAAGACGGTATTGGAGTAGGTAGATTCCGTTACAAAGACATGAATGGTGACGGTAAAATCACTCCTCTAGATAGAACCTTCTTAGGTAATCCAAATCCTGATTTCACCTACGGTATAAACCTTGGGGCTAAATACAAAGCATTTGACTTTAGTATCTTCTTATACGGTGTTCAAGGAAACGATATTTGGAACCAAGTGAAATGGTGGACAGATTTCTATCCTTCATTCCAAGGTGCGAAAAGCTTAACAGCATTACATGACTCTTGGACGCCTACCAGACAAAATGCTACCGCACCTATCCAAGAGGTTGAAGGTTCATTTAGTACAAATAACGTTCCTAACTCGTATTACATTGAAAATGGTTCTTATTTGAGAGCGAAAACTACACAGTTAGGATATAGAATTCCTAGCAGTGCATTATCTAAACTTAAGATTGAGAGTGCAAGAATCTACATTCAGGCCGCTAACCTCTTTACATTTACCAAGTATAGCGGTCCAGATCCTGAGGTGGGACAAAGCCGTGCAGACGGTTCAACCGCCTTCGGTTTGGATGAAGGTACTTATCCTAACACCAAACAATTCCTCATTGGTCTAAACCTTTCATTCTAA
- a CDS encoding RagB/SusD family nutrient uptake outer membrane protein, whose protein sequence is MKSIHKIKLSVVLATGLVFSATSCKDSFFDLPALGALSDAQLKTRAGIDALLIGVYGGLDGTGMGGGSAWNTAADNWIYGTVAGGEAKKGSDGSDQAGINSIMQMTADASNGFFNSKWVVGYEGVNRANSVIKNLRDASDISDADKKTIEGEARFLRGHYYFDLKKMFGNIPWIDETTEDPASVPNDSDVWPQIEADFKFAYDNLPNTQSQKGRANKWAAGAYLGKAQLFQKKWAEAKATFDAVIANGVTSSGEKYGLLDRYQDNFNAATKNSKESVFAVQQVANDGTNSIANGNEGWMLNHPYNSPFRCCGFYQPSIDLANSFQTDAQGLPIISNYNSKMLKNDQGILSSAAFTPDKTTPVDPRLDWTVGRRGIPFHDWGYHPGQNWIRDQAYAGPYSPKKSIYWQHDQATYADQSSWAPGSAININIIRFADVLLMAAEAEAQLGNLARAQELVNMVRARAAKKDSWLHEYINPSSPMDGFSDTPASNYQIKTYPAGAFASMGKDAALQAIYFERKLELAMEGHRFFDLSRWGIAAETLNAYFAYEGAITPDVRDGKFTKGKNEVYPIPLTQIDLSTKNGQSTLKQNPGYN, encoded by the coding sequence ATGAAATCAATACATAAAATAAAGCTTTCAGTGGTGCTGGCCACAGGACTGGTATTCAGTGCCACATCTTGTAAGGATTCTTTCTTTGACTTGCCAGCTTTAGGTGCACTTTCTGATGCGCAGTTAAAAACAAGAGCGGGTATAGATGCCCTGTTAATAGGCGTATATGGAGGGCTTGACGGAACCGGTATGGGTGGCGGTAGCGCATGGAATACTGCAGCAGACAACTGGATTTACGGTACCGTAGCCGGGGGAGAAGCTAAAAAAGGTTCAGATGGTTCTGACCAGGCCGGTATCAACTCCATCATGCAGATGACCGCTGATGCATCAAACGGTTTCTTTAATAGTAAGTGGGTGGTAGGCTACGAAGGAGTCAACCGCGCTAACTCCGTAATCAAGAATCTTAGAGATGCTTCAGATATTTCTGATGCTGATAAGAAAACCATAGAGGGTGAAGCTAGATTCTTACGCGGTCACTACTACTTTGATCTGAAAAAGATGTTCGGAAATATTCCTTGGATTGATGAAACTACTGAAGATCCGGCATCAGTTCCTAATGACTCTGATGTATGGCCGCAAATTGAGGCAGATTTTAAATTTGCCTATGATAATCTGCCTAATACTCAAAGTCAGAAAGGTAGAGCAAACAAGTGGGCTGCTGGTGCTTATTTAGGAAAAGCACAATTGTTCCAAAAGAAATGGGCAGAAGCAAAAGCTACTTTTGATGCAGTTATTGCTAACGGTGTGACTTCCTCAGGTGAAAAATATGGATTATTAGATCGTTATCAGGATAACTTTAACGCGGCTACAAAAAATAGCAAAGAATCCGTTTTTGCCGTACAACAGGTAGCTAATGATGGAACAAACTCTATTGCAAACGGAAATGAAGGATGGATGCTTAACCACCCTTATAACTCTCCTTTCCGTTGCTGTGGATTTTATCAGCCAAGTATTGACTTAGCTAACTCTTTCCAAACAGACGCTCAAGGTTTGCCTATTATTTCAAACTACAATAGTAAAATGCTTAAGAATGATCAAGGTATCCTTTCTTCAGCAGCATTTACTCCAGATAAAACTACACCTGTAGATCCACGTTTGGACTGGACCGTAGGTAGAAGAGGTATTCCTTTCCACGATTGGGGATATCATCCTGGACAAAACTGGATCCGTGACCAAGCATATGCAGGTCCTTATTCTCCAAAGAAGAGCATCTACTGGCAACATGATCAAGCTACCTACGCTGATCAGAGTTCATGGGCACCTGGTTCCGCCATCAATATCAATATCATCCGCTTCGCAGATGTACTATTAATGGCAGCTGAAGCGGAAGCCCAACTGGGTAACCTGGCTAGAGCTCAAGAATTGGTAAACATGGTACGCGCCAGAGCGGCTAAAAAAGATAGCTGGTTACACGAGTACATTAATCCTAGTAGCCCTATGGATGGATTCTCAGATACTCCTGCTTCTAATTATCAGATCAAAACTTATCCGGCAGGGGCCTTTGCTAGCATGGGTAAAGATGCGGCTCTGCAAGCTATCTATTTTGAACGTAAGTTGGAATTAGCCATGGAAGGACACCGCTTCTTCGACTTGTCTCGCTGGGGTATAGCTGCGGAAACCTTAAATGCATATTTTGCCTATGAAGGGGCAATCACTCCGGATGTGAGAGATGGTAAATTCACTAAAGGTAAAAATGAAGTTTATCCTATTCCTTTGACTCAAATCGACTTAAGTACTAAGAACGGACAGTCGACATTGAAACAAAACCCGGGTTATAATTAA
- a CDS encoding FG-GAP repeat domain-containing protein: MRLYIFSLALFLQACNSTPSERQPRPSGLPGETLAKMHCSSCHRYVGPEMLDKTTWQNKTLPEMGLRLGMGDVFQKNVLQVQQGTENLVYQNIYPLTPRLHEEDYQKILKYYLDNAPEKPLPQAKKPSLIKEMKDWKFEPILVSEGFQHNTTALGFNPKTSEIWAGSPRGEVQIFGKEARVLQEPGVFSVIRHLEGTDYLLDLGLLGPHEKEKGKLIKADGTLILDHLHKPADFALLDVNEDGIKDYVVCNFGFETGNLSWYDGKTKKANTIKELPGARNIVVEDMDGDGRKDLVVLFAQAWEGISVFYNKGKGKFKEEEVLQFSPVYGSSWFELADFNGDGKKDILYVNGDNADYSGTLKPYHGIRIFEKQDKKYKQTYFYPMYGATHARAVDFDGDGDLDIAAIAYYRKDAEEGFVYLENKGKYQFQPYTFPEVNFGQWMVMEIGDYNKDGRPDIFLGAHDLARKPQIVKTPTEVGVLLNLLSF, translated from the coding sequence ATGAGGCTATACATCTTTTCTCTTGCTCTTTTTTTACAAGCTTGTAACTCAACACCTTCTGAAAGGCAGCCTCGACCAAGCGGATTGCCAGGTGAAACCTTAGCTAAAATGCATTGTAGCTCCTGTCATAGGTACGTTGGCCCTGAAATGCTTGATAAGACCACCTGGCAAAACAAAACTCTTCCTGAAATGGGACTTCGCTTAGGTATGGGTGATGTGTTCCAAAAAAACGTACTTCAGGTTCAGCAGGGAACGGAAAATTTGGTATACCAGAATATTTATCCCCTTACACCAAGGTTACACGAAGAGGATTACCAAAAGATCTTGAAATATTATCTTGACAATGCTCCTGAAAAGCCCCTTCCTCAAGCTAAAAAGCCTAGCCTGATTAAGGAAATGAAAGATTGGAAATTTGAGCCTATTCTGGTATCTGAGGGGTTTCAACATAATACTACGGCCCTCGGTTTTAATCCTAAGACAAGTGAAATCTGGGCGGGTAGCCCAAGAGGAGAAGTGCAGATCTTTGGAAAAGAGGCACGTGTATTACAAGAACCGGGGGTATTTTCTGTGATACGTCATCTTGAAGGGACTGACTATTTGTTGGATCTAGGACTTCTGGGCCCTCACGAAAAGGAAAAGGGAAAGTTAATCAAAGCGGATGGCACCCTAATCTTGGATCATTTGCATAAGCCGGCAGATTTTGCTCTATTAGACGTAAATGAAGATGGAATCAAGGATTATGTAGTATGTAATTTTGGTTTTGAAACCGGAAACCTTTCATGGTATGATGGAAAGACAAAGAAGGCGAATACCATAAAAGAACTTCCGGGAGCTCGTAACATAGTGGTGGAGGATATGGACGGAGATGGTAGAAAAGATCTTGTGGTCCTTTTTGCTCAAGCCTGGGAGGGAATTAGTGTATTCTATAATAAGGGGAAGGGTAAATTCAAAGAAGAGGAGGTGCTTCAGTTCTCTCCAGTATACGGTTCATCCTGGTTTGAATTAGCGGATTTTAATGGAGACGGCAAGAAGGATATTCTATATGTCAACGGAGATAATGCAGATTATTCGGGTACTCTAAAACCATATCATGGAATACGAATTTTTGAGAAACAAGACAAAAAATATAAGCAGACGTATTTCTATCCCATGTACGGCGCAACCCACGCCAGAGCGGTAGACTTTGATGGGGACGGTGATTTAGATATAGCCGCCATTGCCTATTATCGTAAAGATGCGGAAGAGGGTTTTGTGTACCTAGAAAACAAAGGCAAGTATCAGTTCCAGCCTTATACCTTCCCAGAAGTGAATTTTGGACAATGGATGGTTATGGAAATTGGGGATTATAATAAAGATGGAAGGCCGGATATCTTTTTGGGAGCGCATGATTTAGCTAGAAAGCCCCAAATAGTAAAAACCCCCACCGAAGTAGGGGTTTTGCTTAATCTTCTTTCTTTTTAA
- a CDS encoding APC family permease, with the protein MANFKREINLYDAVMLVSGSMIGSGIFIVSADVARQTGDAGWLLLSWLIAGGLTMMAALSYGELTSMFPQAGGQYVFLQKAYNKLVGFLYGWSFFAVIQTGTIAAVGVAFAKYTGVLAPSIINDDPLISLGGSFQITTQRILAIISIIFLTYSNTKGVKQGKIIQNIFSSTKIIALAFLILIGFIYANSEVIAANFNQIFQSHPTAQLQIDSTWIATTIGGMGIILALGITQVGTLFSSDSWHGLATAGDEVINPEKNIPRGLIIGTILVTVLYLLTNIVYLLILPLQGNPEATDVMGRGIQFAAQDRVAAAATEAIGGPSMAIFMAVLIMISTFGCNNGLILTGARMTYTMAKDKLFFKNFGTLNKAGVPSTALWWQCAWASILCLSGKYGDLLDYLMTVVILFYVLTIVGIFILRKKMPDHPRPIKAPLYPVLPFIYVVLASIIIIILCKEKPQFTYPGLGIVALGIPVYYWFKKKED; encoded by the coding sequence ATGGCAAACTTTAAACGCGAAATTAACCTTTACGATGCAGTAATGCTGGTATCCGGGTCAATGATTGGATCCGGTATTTTTATTGTCTCTGCTGACGTAGCCCGACAAACCGGGGATGCCGGATGGCTACTACTCTCCTGGCTGATAGCCGGAGGTCTGACTATGATGGCAGCCTTATCCTATGGAGAATTAACCTCCATGTTCCCACAAGCCGGAGGTCAGTACGTCTTTCTCCAAAAGGCTTACAACAAACTAGTAGGATTCCTGTACGGCTGGTCCTTCTTTGCCGTGATCCAAACAGGTACTATTGCAGCAGTAGGTGTGGCATTTGCCAAGTACACCGGTGTACTTGCACCAAGTATCATCAATGATGACCCTTTGATCTCACTCGGAGGATCCTTTCAGATTACCACCCAAAGAATTTTGGCTATAATTAGCATTATTTTCCTAACCTATTCCAATACCAAAGGAGTAAAGCAAGGCAAGATCATACAAAACATATTTAGTAGTACTAAGATTATTGCCCTGGCATTCTTGATTCTGATAGGATTTATTTATGCCAACTCAGAGGTTATCGCTGCTAACTTCAACCAGATATTCCAATCCCATCCTACTGCTCAATTACAAATCGATAGTACATGGATAGCCACTACCATCGGAGGAATGGGGATCATCTTGGCATTAGGAATTACCCAAGTAGGAACTTTATTTTCAAGCGACTCCTGGCATGGATTAGCCACCGCCGGAGATGAGGTTATAAATCCTGAAAAAAACATCCCTAGAGGATTGATCATAGGAACTATCCTTGTAACCGTTCTTTACTTATTGACCAATATCGTGTATCTCTTGATTTTACCTTTACAAGGTAACCCTGAAGCCACAGATGTGATGGGTAGAGGTATACAATTTGCCGCTCAGGACAGAGTGGCAGCCGCAGCTACTGAAGCTATTGGAGGTCCTTCCATGGCCATTTTTATGGCAGTTTTGATCATGATCTCTACCTTTGGTTGCAACAACGGTCTTATACTCACTGGGGCTAGAATGACCTATACCATGGCCAAAGACAAGCTCTTCTTCAAGAATTTTGGCACCTTAAATAAAGCTGGTGTACCTTCTACTGCTTTATGGTGGCAATGTGCCTGGGCTTCCATCCTTTGTCTAAGCGGAAAATATGGAGATCTCCTAGATTATCTTATGACCGTGGTGATCCTTTTCTATGTACTTACTATCGTAGGGATCTTTATCTTAAGAAAAAAGATGCCTGACCATCCAAGACCTATCAAAGCACCTTTATATCCAGTTTTACCATTTATCTACGTGGTTTTAGCATCCATCATCATTATTATTCTTTGCAAAGAAAAACCACAATTTACCTATCCCGGGCTAGGAATAGTAGCCCTAGGTATACCGGTCTACTACTGGTTTAAAAAGAAAGAAGATTAA